The Apium graveolens cultivar Ventura chromosome 6, ASM990537v1, whole genome shotgun sequence genome contains a region encoding:
- the LOC141668880 gene encoding uncharacterized protein LOC141668880 — MKKARLAGLDTRGKATEPIFLRKHKEPMGEASTEGAEGHNAPITAAAPAAAATGAFQPLWGFRRGDTVVGSTKHAWDWSYHSVTPKDFTDVVATPDLERIKLMGAQSLASSNAYFQGAVRQAESWKRASDKADNALRRQQKKYATLEKKLKRKEEELGESNAELVVLRAEKDKAIDNYLDSEEFAQSMRIRDDSVFPEFFRTGWDTALGTVNEACPDINPADYICPDDEALLQRFRTRVVVSDHVPQDPLLPPPESFSRPAEDDSSSSSETTETSSESGEDDDMDAEGTSAP, encoded by the exons atgaagaaagctcggttagcaggcctagacaccagaggaaaggcgacagagcctatcttcttgagaaagcacaaggagcctatgggggaggcttcaactgaaggagctgagggccataatgctcctatcactgctgctgcccctgctgctgctgctacaggcgcctttcagcctctctggggattccgccgaggggataccgtggttggttccacgaagcatgcttgggattggtcctaccatagcgtgaccccaaaggactttactgatgtggtggccacccctgaccttgagaggattaagctcatgggagcccagtctctggcttcg tctaacgcctactttcaaggcgctgtgaggcaagccgaatcatggaagcgggcttctgataaggccgataatgccctcaggaggcagcagaagaagtatgctaccctggagaagaagctcaagcgcaaggaggaagaactcggagagtctaacgccgagctggtggtacttcgggcggagaaggataaagctatagacaattatctggactcggaggagtttgcccaatccatgaggattagggatgattcagtctttcccgagttttttaggactggctgggacacggcccttgggaccgtgaacgaggcttgtcctgatattaacccggcggactacatctgccctgacgatgaggctttgctacagaggtttcgtacccgagtagttgtctcggatcatgttcctcaggatccacttcttcctcctcccgagtctttttccagacctgctgaggatgacagctcttcctcctccgagacgacggagacatctagcgagagcggagaagacgatgatatggacgccgagggcacctcagctccttag
- the LOC141664082 gene encoding uncharacterized protein LOC141664082 isoform X2: MSSCFWCSSLCKIITPQMVCFSNTIFPHDYWAYKLYVREGGLMNNRKEFLWHHSEVQCPQQERGTACDFFVMRYIHDIIMLSQKNSTIIGKWVLVQGTIPKRKLKRYESFGDSFYFRMFLTREK, translated from the exons ATGTCCTCATGTTTCTGGTGCAGCAGCTTATGTAAAATCATTACACCCCAAATGGTCTGCTTCAGCAATACAATCTTCCCTCATGACTACTG GGCGTATAAATTATACGTACGAGAAGGTGGATTAATGAATAATAGAAAAGAATTTCTCTGGCATCATTCTGAGGTTCAG TGTCCTCAACAAGAACGAGGCACGGCTTGTGATTTTTTCGTTATGAGGTACATACACGACATAATCATGCTTTCTCAAAAAAATTCCACCATAATTGGAAAGTG GGTCTTGGTTCAAGGAACTATACCAAAAAGGAAATTAAAGAGATACGAGAGTTTTGGGGACAGTTTTTACTTTAGAATGTTTCTAACAAg AGAAAAATGA
- the LOC141664082 gene encoding uncharacterized protein LOC141664082 isoform X1, producing the protein MACPHVSGAAAYVKSLHPKWSASAIQSSLMTTDHFPIMTHFPVITDTVLYNLRAYKLYVREGGLMNNRKEFLWHHSEVQCPQQERGTACDFFVMRYIHDIIMLSQKNSTIIGKWVLVQGTIPKRKLKRYESFGDSFYFRMFLTREK; encoded by the exons ATGGCATGTCCTCATGTTTCTGGTGCAGCAGCTTATGTAAAATCATTACACCCCAAATGGTCTGCTTCAGCAATACAATCTTCCCTCATGACTACTG ATCATTTTCCGATCATGACTCATTTTCCGGTCATCACTGATACTGTATTATATAATTTAAG GGCGTATAAATTATACGTACGAGAAGGTGGATTAATGAATAATAGAAAAGAATTTCTCTGGCATCATTCTGAGGTTCAG TGTCCTCAACAAGAACGAGGCACGGCTTGTGATTTTTTCGTTATGAGGTACATACACGACATAATCATGCTTTCTCAAAAAAATTCCACCATAATTGGAAAGTG GGTCTTGGTTCAAGGAACTATACCAAAAAGGAAATTAAAGAGATACGAGAGTTTTGGGGACAGTTTTTACTTTAGAATGTTTCTAACAAg AGAAAAATGA